A section of the Rhodobacteraceae bacterium M382 genome encodes:
- the hisG gene encoding ATP phosphoribosyltransferase — MTIKLGVPSKGRLMEKTFDWFAKRDISLSRTGSDREYAGRVDGVDGVDLVLLSAGEIPRELAAGRIHLGVTGTDLVQEKLPRWEQQVEEIAALGFGHADLILAVPQFWIDVDALDDLDAAAAVFRKTHGFRLRIATKYHRLVREFLNDAGVADYQLVDSQGATEGTVKNETAEMVADITSTGETLRANHLKLLSDGLVLKSQATLWRSRVARYDKDDKQALNQLLDRLV, encoded by the coding sequence TGGTTCGCCAAACGGGACATTTCCCTGTCACGGACGGGATCTGACCGTGAATACGCAGGACGTGTAGATGGCGTTGATGGGGTGGATCTGGTTCTGCTGAGCGCTGGCGAAATCCCGCGGGAACTGGCCGCAGGGCGTATCCACCTGGGCGTGACGGGCACCGATCTGGTTCAGGAAAAACTGCCACGCTGGGAACAGCAGGTCGAAGAGATCGCAGCTTTGGGTTTTGGCCATGCGGATCTTATTCTGGCGGTGCCGCAGTTCTGGATCGACGTTGATGCACTGGATGATCTGGACGCAGCGGCCGCAGTTTTTCGCAAAACCCACGGGTTCCGTCTGAGGATTGCAACCAAATACCACCGCCTGGTGCGGGAATTCCTGAATGACGCAGGCGTGGCTGACTATCAGTTGGTCGATAGCCAGGGCGCAACCGAAGGCACAGTCAAGAACGAAACCGCTGAAATGGTCGCCGATATCACATCGACCGGTGAAACCCTGCGTGCCAATCACCTGAAGCTGTTGTCTGACGGGTTGGTTTTGAAATCACAGGCCACTTTGTGGCGCAGCCGTGTGGCGCGCTATGACAAGGATGACAAGCAGGCCTTGAACCAGTTGCTGGATCGGCTCGTCTGA